A genomic region of uncultured Paludibaculum sp. contains the following coding sequences:
- a CDS encoding gamma-glutamyl-gamma-aminobutyrate hydrolase family protein (Members of this family of hydrolases with an active site Cys residue belong to MEROPS family C26.), whose product MTPRIGLTYRNEPKAVPYRAALQAVGLEPVNLTPDAPASLDGLSGLVLTGGSDIEPWRYGQDDMAARNPDPARDEMELRLADEAIELGMPLFAICRGMQLLNVLRGGKLLQHIGDAHTGVMHPVHITAGSRLHAILGASYSVNSRHHQAAARLGEGLVVTASSEDGHVEALEMPDAPGFVLGVQWHPEDLYESDAGHLRLFEVFRDAVINWKR is encoded by the coding sequence GTGACTCCTCGCATTGGTCTCACCTATCGGAACGAACCCAAAGCGGTGCCCTACCGCGCTGCCTTGCAGGCCGTCGGCCTGGAACCTGTGAACCTGACCCCCGACGCGCCTGCATCTCTCGACGGCCTCTCCGGGCTCGTGCTCACCGGCGGATCGGACATTGAGCCCTGGCGCTATGGCCAGGACGACATGGCCGCGCGCAACCCCGATCCAGCCCGCGACGAGATGGAGCTGCGACTGGCGGACGAAGCCATCGAACTCGGCATGCCCTTGTTCGCCATCTGCCGCGGCATGCAACTGCTCAATGTCCTCCGTGGTGGCAAGTTGCTGCAGCACATCGGTGATGCCCACACCGGCGTCATGCATCCGGTCCACATCACCGCCGGCTCGCGGCTCCATGCCATCCTCGGGGCAAGCTACTCCGTGAACTCCCGCCACCATCAGGCCGCCGCGCGTCTGGGTGAGGGCTTGGTCGTCACAGCCAGTTCCGAGGACGGCCATGTCGAAGCCTTGGAGATGCCCGATGCCCCCGGTTTCGTCCTGGGTGTCCAGTGGCATCCCGAGGATCTCTATGAAAGCGACGCCGGCCACCTGCGCCTCTTCGAGGTTTTCCGCGATGCCGTCATAAACTGGAAGCGGTAG
- a CDS encoding glycoside hydrolase family 57 protein: MPHTYLVFVWHMHQPFYKDLATGEYQLPWTRMHALKDYYGMVQMLEEFPAVRQTFNLVPSMMVQIEEYAQGKALDPFLERALKPAEELTDSEREFILKYFFQANPSRMVYRYRRYGELYDAWRAAEGNVERLRRSLGAPGMRDLQVLSQLAWFDEIFQENDPEVRQLTEKGRDFTLDDQALMGRKQLEIVGHVLPAYRRMSLKGQVELSVTPYYHPILPLLCDSDIANQSHPGVMLPRRFQYPGDARLQVHKALDYAEEKLGLRPQGMWPSEGSVSDEVLALAADEGVRWMATDNGVLGATLSTLAGVRETYRPYVWKQGGREMRMIFRDHFLSDLIGFVYSRMDARTAAHHLLDRIRENARILHNEGRDAMVPVILDGENAWEHFDHNGRPFLKELYRLISEDPGLSAVTVSEALERVPATELPRIHPGSWINANYDVWIGFDEDNQAWEYLLDARQTYDQVVNGPEGATLSDESKALALEELLIAEGSDWCWWYGPQHHSENRPEFDKLFRDHLAHVYRALELTPPEHLSRTILRAAVPAYQQPPCALISPRIDGEITSYFEWMGSGIYSPDQRQGAMHGRDYAVREVRYGSDGHKLFVRVDLEQPKPGALAGTEVRVIVKSVRHETELHATLLADGAKGKVARSTRKRTVGAEVQCAYSQIFELSVDLLSVGGRSTEKIELQMSLWRDGLPLEAAPAQGWLELVPSEPSDWK; the protein is encoded by the coding sequence ATGCCGCACACATACCTCGTTTTCGTCTGGCACATGCATCAGCCGTTCTACAAGGACCTGGCCACGGGCGAGTATCAGTTGCCGTGGACACGGATGCATGCGCTGAAGGACTACTACGGCATGGTGCAGATGCTGGAGGAGTTTCCGGCGGTCCGCCAGACGTTCAATCTGGTGCCGTCGATGATGGTTCAGATCGAAGAGTATGCCCAGGGCAAGGCGCTGGATCCGTTTCTGGAGCGGGCACTGAAACCGGCGGAGGAGCTAACGGACAGCGAGCGGGAGTTCATCCTCAAGTATTTCTTTCAAGCGAACCCGTCGCGAATGGTGTACCGCTACCGGCGTTACGGCGAGTTGTACGATGCCTGGCGCGCGGCGGAAGGAAATGTGGAGCGACTGCGCCGCAGCCTGGGGGCGCCAGGCATGCGCGACCTGCAGGTGCTGTCACAACTTGCCTGGTTCGATGAGATCTTCCAGGAGAACGACCCGGAAGTACGCCAGTTGACTGAGAAGGGCCGCGATTTCACGCTGGACGACCAGGCGCTAATGGGGCGCAAGCAACTGGAGATCGTCGGCCACGTGCTGCCGGCCTACCGCCGGATGTCTCTGAAGGGTCAAGTGGAGCTTTCCGTCACGCCCTACTACCATCCAATTCTGCCGCTGCTGTGCGATTCCGACATTGCCAACCAATCGCATCCCGGCGTGATGCTGCCGCGCCGCTTTCAGTATCCGGGCGATGCCCGGCTGCAGGTCCACAAGGCCCTGGACTACGCCGAGGAGAAGCTGGGACTGCGGCCACAGGGCATGTGGCCGTCGGAAGGATCTGTCTCCGATGAAGTGCTGGCGCTGGCGGCCGACGAGGGCGTGCGCTGGATGGCGACGGATAATGGCGTGCTGGGTGCCACGCTGAGTACGCTGGCTGGGGTCAGAGAGACCTACCGGCCGTATGTCTGGAAACAGGGCGGCCGCGAGATGCGGATGATTTTCCGCGATCATTTCCTCAGCGACCTGATCGGCTTTGTCTATTCGCGCATGGACGCACGGACGGCGGCGCATCACCTGTTGGACCGGATCAGGGAGAACGCGCGGATCCTCCACAACGAAGGCCGCGATGCGATGGTTCCGGTGATTCTGGACGGCGAGAACGCGTGGGAGCACTTCGACCACAACGGGCGTCCGTTTCTGAAAGAGCTCTACCGGCTGATTTCGGAAGACCCCGGCCTCTCGGCGGTCACGGTGAGTGAAGCATTGGAACGTGTGCCGGCCACTGAACTGCCACGCATCCACCCTGGCTCGTGGATTAACGCGAACTACGACGTCTGGATCGGCTTCGACGAAGACAACCAGGCGTGGGAGTATTTGTTGGACGCCCGGCAGACCTACGACCAAGTCGTGAATGGGCCGGAGGGTGCGACCCTCAGCGACGAGAGCAAGGCTCTGGCGCTGGAAGAACTGTTGATTGCCGAGGGCAGCGACTGGTGTTGGTGGTATGGTCCGCAGCACCATTCCGAGAACCGGCCGGAGTTCGACAAGCTGTTTCGGGATCACCTGGCACACGTGTACCGGGCGCTGGAGCTTACTCCACCCGAGCATTTGTCGCGTACGATTCTGCGCGCCGCGGTGCCCGCCTACCAGCAACCGCCGTGCGCGCTGATCAGCCCGCGTATCGACGGCGAGATCACCTCCTACTTTGAATGGATGGGGTCCGGGATCTATAGTCCCGACCAGCGGCAAGGCGCGATGCATGGGCGGGATTACGCGGTGCGGGAGGTGCGCTACGGCAGCGACGGGCACAAGTTGTTCGTCCGAGTGGATCTGGAGCAGCCGAAACCGGGCGCGCTGGCGGGCACGGAAGTGCGGGTGATCGTGAAGTCGGTGCGGCATGAAACGGAACTGCACGCGACACTGCTGGCGGACGGCGCGAAGGGCAAAGTCGCGCGATCGACACGCAAGCGGACCGTCGGCGCCGAAGTGCAGTGCGCTTACTCGCAAATCTTCGAGTTGAGTGTCGATCTGCTGAGTGTGGGCGGGCGATCGACAGAGAAGATTGAATTGCAGATGTCCTTGTGGCGTGACGGGCTTCCCTTGGAGGCTGCTCCGGCACAAGGTTGGCTCGAGTTGGTTCCTTCCGAG
- a CDS encoding bifunctional YncE family protein/alkaline phosphatase family protein: MRIPFRIALIAGGLAAAGALISQTTAPGRVGPTADGGFLMNTGWLLKPAGRQVQLQTLPMASAVSPGGKYLVILQAGSQPPSVSLHEPGSLKELDRLVLPDAWLGLAFAPVGDVFYVSGGATATVMEIAISHQAKLELRRTFTVVPAENRKATDLIGDVTLSPNGRLVYAAAVLRNSIFVINPQSGMVIEEWKTAHRPYRILFHPDGRSFYVTGWGDGSLYHHNAESGEILARYSVGLQPMDMVWRDKAPEADPGEDPPQYKARLFVAVAGSNHVAVFGVNADKSMFRVDSISGVTASNSQPSGMTPSALAVSPDGNTLYVVCSDSNAVSRVAIAGKRGMVEGLIPTGAYPTSARVLPDGQLLVLNGRTPQGGGSASIIPNPTPEQMDDFAQTVERGSTYRPQDELRNPFPMGHALFRNESVKAPIDHVIYVLKEGLTYDEVLGDINTGNGDAARTIYGEDVTPNHHKLAREYVLLDNFYVSGDTSAAGLSWSVAGIAPPFLQLLAPGQEAGRYKLNALEGVERAAVPSAGYLWSNAMQRGVKVRNYGLWVNNIEPAPKSDLQVSGVKDPSLAQVTNRMYRGADLDYKDTDRVKVFLSDLSQAESTGNWSQLTVVGLSNDRTSGSEPKKIAPKAAVADNDAALGALVAGVSRSRFWSSTAIFVVETSTRGGADHVDRHRAPALVISPYTKNRGTDSTFYNTMSLLRSIEAVLGVTPMTMHDAGGRVLRAPFLSSPDTAAYGAVQPRQNLEERNP, from the coding sequence ATGAGAATACCGTTCCGCATAGCCTTGATCGCGGGTGGACTGGCCGCCGCCGGAGCTCTGATTTCGCAGACAACGGCCCCGGGCCGCGTGGGCCCCACCGCGGACGGCGGGTTCCTGATGAACACGGGCTGGCTGTTGAAGCCGGCCGGCCGGCAAGTACAGTTGCAGACACTGCCGATGGCCTCGGCGGTTTCTCCCGGCGGAAAGTACCTGGTGATTCTTCAGGCGGGATCGCAGCCACCCTCAGTGAGCCTGCACGAGCCCGGGTCGCTGAAGGAACTGGATCGCCTGGTGCTGCCGGACGCCTGGTTGGGCCTGGCCTTTGCACCGGTCGGCGATGTGTTCTATGTCAGCGGAGGGGCCACGGCCACGGTGATGGAGATTGCGATCAGTCACCAAGCCAAGCTGGAACTGCGGCGGACGTTCACGGTCGTGCCGGCGGAGAATCGCAAAGCGACGGATCTGATCGGCGATGTCACCTTGTCTCCGAACGGGCGGCTGGTCTACGCGGCGGCGGTGCTGCGGAACAGTATTTTCGTGATCAACCCGCAATCGGGCATGGTGATCGAGGAGTGGAAGACGGCGCATCGCCCCTACCGTATTCTGTTCCACCCCGATGGGCGGTCGTTCTACGTGACCGGTTGGGGCGACGGATCGCTGTACCACCACAATGCGGAGTCTGGCGAGATCCTGGCACGCTACTCGGTGGGGCTCCAGCCGATGGATATGGTCTGGCGGGATAAGGCTCCAGAGGCGGACCCGGGCGAGGATCCGCCGCAGTACAAGGCGAGGCTGTTCGTGGCCGTGGCGGGGTCAAACCATGTGGCCGTATTTGGGGTGAATGCAGACAAGTCGATGTTCCGAGTGGATTCGATCTCTGGCGTGACGGCCTCGAACAGCCAACCCAGCGGGATGACCCCTTCGGCTTTGGCTGTCTCACCCGATGGAAACACGCTGTACGTCGTGTGCTCCGACTCCAATGCGGTGAGCCGTGTGGCGATTGCCGGGAAGCGCGGCATGGTGGAGGGCCTGATTCCTACGGGCGCCTATCCGACGTCTGCTCGGGTGCTGCCGGACGGGCAGTTGCTGGTGCTGAACGGCCGCACGCCGCAGGGCGGCGGTAGTGCCTCGATCATCCCGAATCCGACGCCGGAACAGATGGATGACTTTGCCCAGACGGTGGAGCGCGGCTCGACCTATCGTCCGCAGGACGAGCTTCGAAATCCCTTCCCCATGGGACACGCGCTATTCCGAAACGAGTCGGTGAAAGCGCCCATCGACCACGTCATCTATGTGCTGAAAGAGGGCCTCACGTACGACGAGGTTCTGGGCGACATAAACACCGGGAACGGCGACGCGGCGCGTACGATTTATGGGGAGGATGTGACGCCCAACCACCACAAACTGGCGCGTGAGTATGTGCTGCTGGACAACTTCTATGTGAGCGGAGACACATCGGCGGCCGGATTGAGTTGGAGTGTGGCCGGCATTGCGCCGCCCTTTCTGCAACTGCTGGCGCCGGGCCAGGAAGCGGGCCGGTACAAGCTGAACGCGTTGGAGGGCGTGGAGCGGGCAGCGGTCCCGTCGGCGGGTTATCTGTGGTCGAACGCGATGCAGCGCGGCGTGAAGGTGCGCAATTACGGGCTATGGGTGAATAACATTGAACCCGCGCCGAAGAGCGACCTCCAGGTATCGGGAGTGAAGGATCCATCCTTGGCCCAGGTCACGAACCGGATGTATCGTGGCGCCGACCTCGACTACAAAGACACAGATCGCGTGAAGGTGTTTCTGAGCGATCTGTCGCAGGCGGAGTCGACGGGCAATTGGTCCCAGTTGACGGTCGTTGGCTTGAGCAACGACCGCACGTCGGGCTCGGAACCAAAGAAGATCGCCCCGAAGGCGGCGGTGGCGGACAACGATGCCGCGTTGGGCGCCTTGGTGGCAGGGGTGAGCCGCAGCCGATTCTGGAGCTCGACGGCAATCTTCGTGGTGGAGACTTCGACGCGCGGCGGGGCGGATCACGTGGATCGTCATCGCGCTCCGGCGCTTGTCATCTCGCCCTACACGAAGAATCGTGGCACGGATTCGACCTTCTACAATACGATGTCGCTGTTGCGATCGATCGAGGCTGTGCTGGGTGTGACACCGATGACAATGCACGATGCGGGCGGGCGGGTGTTGCGCGCCCCATTTCTGTCGTCGCCGGACACGGCGGCCTATGGGGCAGTGCAGCCCAGGCAGAACCTGGAAGAGCGGAATCCTTAG
- a CDS encoding NAD+ synthase: MRIALCQINNTVGDLAGNSTLIQRFARQAAEAGAELAVFPELALTGYPPRDLVEKPSFLERTANALTELVESTRDLPLGLIVGYVGRAPAGSARRATNSAALIEGGRVVFRQTKMLLPTYDVFDEWRNFQPAEKQEIVDFRGTRIALTICEDAWNDKQFWERPLYKNDPVEALVRQGAQIVISINGSPYDMAKRAVRRQMFSAMALRYGLPHVYVNMVGGNDQLVFDGSSFAMDAAGGVISSLKSFEEDMVLFDSAECTGELHDTHDTETAAVYDALVLGTRDYLRKCGFKRVLLGLSGGIDSTLVACVAADAVGKENVVGVGMPGPYSSDHSVSDARSLAENLGIRFEMAPIKSAYDEVLRSLDPIFQGARRDVTEENVQARLRGLTLMALSNKWGALVLTTGNKSEIAVGYCTLYGDMCGGLAVISDVPKTMVYELCREVNRRKGPVIPENVFTKPPSAELRPDQKDSDSLPEYDVLDRILKAYVEELKPPALISSEQNVPMELVRDIVNKVDRNEYKRQQAAPGLKVTSKAFGIGRRFPIAQRFFE; the protein is encoded by the coding sequence ATGCGCATCGCACTCTGCCAGATCAATAACACCGTCGGTGATCTTGCTGGCAACTCGACGTTAATCCAACGATTTGCCCGGCAGGCCGCCGAGGCGGGCGCTGAGTTGGCTGTTTTTCCTGAGTTGGCCCTCACCGGGTATCCGCCGCGCGATCTGGTGGAGAAACCTTCGTTTCTCGAACGGACGGCCAACGCGCTCACAGAACTGGTGGAGTCCACGCGCGATCTGCCGCTGGGCCTGATTGTCGGCTATGTGGGCCGGGCCCCCGCCGGTTCGGCCCGGCGTGCCACCAATTCGGCGGCGCTGATTGAAGGGGGCCGCGTGGTCTTCCGGCAGACCAAGATGCTGCTGCCCACCTACGACGTCTTCGACGAGTGGCGGAACTTCCAGCCAGCCGAGAAGCAAGAGATCGTCGATTTCCGTGGCACGCGCATCGCGCTCACGATCTGTGAAGACGCGTGGAACGATAAGCAGTTCTGGGAGCGGCCGCTGTATAAGAACGACCCGGTGGAGGCCCTGGTGCGGCAGGGAGCGCAGATTGTGATCTCGATCAACGGGTCACCCTACGATATGGCCAAGCGTGCCGTGCGCCGGCAGATGTTTTCGGCCATGGCGCTGCGCTATGGGCTGCCGCACGTGTACGTGAACATGGTGGGCGGTAATGACCAACTGGTGTTCGACGGCTCCAGTTTCGCGATGGATGCCGCCGGTGGGGTGATCTCGTCGCTGAAGTCGTTCGAGGAAGACATGGTGCTCTTCGACAGCGCGGAATGCACTGGCGAACTGCACGATACGCACGACACCGAGACGGCCGCGGTGTATGACGCGCTAGTGCTGGGCACGCGCGACTACCTGCGAAAGTGCGGTTTCAAGAGAGTGCTGCTGGGCCTGAGCGGCGGAATCGACTCGACGCTGGTGGCATGTGTCGCGGCCGATGCCGTGGGTAAAGAGAACGTGGTGGGGGTGGGCATGCCGGGCCCCTACTCCTCTGACCACAGTGTGAGCGACGCGCGCAGTCTGGCAGAGAATCTGGGTATCCGCTTTGAAATGGCGCCGATCAAAAGCGCCTACGACGAAGTGCTGCGGTCGCTCGATCCTATTTTCCAGGGTGCGCGGCGCGACGTCACTGAGGAGAATGTGCAGGCGCGGCTGCGCGGGCTGACGCTGATGGCGCTGTCGAACAAGTGGGGCGCGTTGGTGCTGACCACAGGGAACAAGAGCGAGATCGCGGTGGGCTACTGCACGCTGTATGGCGATATGTGTGGCGGTCTGGCGGTGATCAGCGACGTGCCGAAGACGATGGTGTACGAGCTGTGCCGCGAGGTGAACCGGCGCAAAGGTCCGGTGATTCCGGAGAACGTATTCACAAAACCCCCTTCAGCCGAGTTGCGGCCGGATCAGAAGGACTCCGATTCCCTGCCCGAGTATGACGTGCTGGACCGGATTCTCAAGGCCTACGTCGAAGAATTGAAGCCGCCGGCGTTGATTTCATCGGAGCAGAACGTACCGATGGAGTTGGTGCGGGACATTGTGAACAAAGTGGACCGGAACGAGTACAAGCGGCAGCAGGCGGCACCGGGGTTGAAGGTGACATCGAAGGCGTTTGGGATTGGCCGGCGGTTTCCGATCGCGCAGAGGTTTTTCGAATGA
- a CDS encoding MATE family efflux transporter — protein MGQGSNSLWHDIRDAVAGADRDYTAEPLSRAILLLAVPMVLEMCMESLFGIVNIFWVARLGENAVAGVGLTETMLTVLYAIAMGVGMATTAMVARRTGEKDPDGAAVAAVQAIILGLSLSFVIALPGILYSGQLLQLMGGEAPVVAATHRYTAIMLGSSPSIMLLFLMNAIFRGAGDAAIAMRVLWAANLLNMVLDPCLIYGLGPFPALGITGASVATSISRSFGVLLQLVVFFRGRGRVAVSRAQLRVDFPILRRLSRISATGMLQFLIAHASWVGLVTVIAKSGSAALAGYTIAIRIIIFTLLPSWGLANAAATLVGQNLGARQPARAEQAVWRTGLYNMCFLAVLGSVCIIFPEPMIRFFSSEPDVVSYGARCLRIISYGYIFYAYGMVMVQAFNGAGDTVTPTIVNLGCYWLFQLPVAWFLAIHLHFGATGAFWAVPMAESALAVAGVLVFRRGRWKKQAI, from the coding sequence ATGGGCCAGGGGTCAAACTCACTGTGGCACGACATCCGCGACGCCGTTGCGGGCGCCGACCGCGACTACACCGCCGAGCCACTTTCGCGCGCTATTCTCCTGCTCGCCGTGCCCATGGTCCTGGAGATGTGCATGGAGTCGCTCTTCGGCATCGTGAACATCTTCTGGGTTGCGCGCCTCGGCGAAAACGCGGTGGCCGGCGTCGGCCTCACCGAGACCATGCTCACCGTCCTCTACGCCATCGCGATGGGCGTGGGCATGGCCACCACCGCCATGGTGGCACGGCGCACTGGGGAAAAGGACCCTGATGGCGCCGCGGTAGCCGCGGTGCAAGCGATCATCCTTGGGCTTTCCCTCTCCTTCGTCATCGCGTTGCCCGGCATTCTCTACTCAGGCCAATTGCTTCAATTGATGGGCGGCGAGGCGCCTGTTGTCGCAGCCACTCATCGCTATACCGCCATCATGCTGGGTTCCTCCCCCAGCATCATGCTGCTCTTCCTGATGAACGCCATCTTCCGCGGAGCCGGCGACGCCGCCATCGCCATGCGCGTCCTTTGGGCCGCCAATCTCCTCAACATGGTGCTCGACCCCTGCCTGATCTACGGACTGGGGCCCTTCCCCGCTCTAGGCATCACGGGAGCCTCGGTCGCCACATCCATCAGCCGCTCGTTCGGGGTCCTGCTCCAACTGGTCGTGTTCTTCCGGGGCCGTGGCCGTGTAGCCGTGTCGCGCGCCCAACTCCGCGTCGACTTCCCCATTTTGCGCCGCCTCTCCCGCATCTCTGCCACCGGGATGCTCCAGTTCCTCATCGCCCATGCGAGTTGGGTGGGGCTGGTGACCGTCATAGCCAAGTCGGGCAGCGCGGCTCTGGCTGGCTACACCATCGCCATCCGCATCATCATTTTCACGCTGCTACCCTCCTGGGGGCTCGCCAACGCCGCAGCCACATTGGTCGGTCAGAATCTGGGCGCCCGGCAACCGGCGCGCGCCGAGCAGGCCGTCTGGCGCACCGGGCTCTACAACATGTGCTTTCTGGCCGTGCTCGGCTCCGTCTGCATCATCTTTCCCGAACCCATGATCCGCTTCTTCTCCTCCGAACCGGACGTGGTTTCGTACGGGGCCCGTTGCCTGCGCATCATCAGCTACGGCTACATCTTCTATGCCTATGGCATGGTGATGGTGCAGGCTTTCAATGGTGCCGGCGACACCGTCACGCCCACCATTGTGAACCTCGGCTGCTATTGGCTCTTCCAACTCCCCGTGGCCTGGTTCCTCGCCATCCACCTGCACTTCGGTGCCACTGGAGCCTTCTGGGCCGTTCCCATGGCCGAATCCGCCTTAGCCGTGGCAGGCGTCCTGGTGTTCCGGCGCGGGCGGTGGAAGAAGCAGGCCATCTAA